From Nerophis lumbriciformis linkage group LG11, RoL_Nlum_v2.1, whole genome shotgun sequence, one genomic window encodes:
- the LOC133610397 gene encoding C1q-related factor-like produces the protein MLVLVLVVIIPVLVSSVGSGGGEDGAGRYEMLGTCRMVCDPFPTGEPVTAELQVEAGLGDHSIGPPLHTYGAHGSPGRHGRPGNPGPPGPPGEPGPPGPKGPPGDAMDVVRKGILGFGGKGSVSTTTYTTTPRVAFYAGLRNPQEGYDILRFDDVVTNIGGNFEGATGKFTCKIPGTYFFIYNVLMRGGDGTSMWADLIKNGLVRASAIAQDQDQSYDYASNNVILHLDAGDEVFIKLDGGKAHGGNSNKYSTFSGFILYAD, from the exons AtgctggtcctggtcctggtggTCATCATCCCCGTGCTGGTCAGCTCCGTGGGGTCGGGCGGCGGGGAGGACGGCGCCGGCCGCTACGAGATGCTGGGGACGTGCCGCATGGTGTGTGACCCCTTCCCCACGGGGGAGCCCGTCACCGCCGAGCTACAGGTGGAAGCCGGTTTGGGCGATCACAGCATCGGACCGCCGTTGCACACGTACGGTGCTCACGGCTCACCCGGCAGACACGGACGCCCCGGCAACCCCGGACCCCCAGGCCCACCTGGAGAACCAGGTCCTCCGGGACCGAAAGGTCCCCCTGGGGATGCCATGGACGTGGTCCGGAAGGGGATTCTCGGATTCGGGGGCAAAGGCTCGGTCAGCACCACCACCTACACCACCACGCCCCGGGTGGCTTTTTACGCGGGACTCCGGAACCCGCAGGAAGGTTACGACATCCTCCGCTTTGACGACGTGGTGACCAACATCGGGGGAAACTTCGAGGGCGCCACGGGGAAGTTCACCTGTAAGATCCCCGGCACCTACTTTTTCATATACAACGTTCTGATGAGGGGCGGAGACGGCACCAGCATGTGGGCGGACCTCATCAAGAACGGTCTG GTGAGGGCCAGCGCAATCGCCCAGGACCAGGACCAGAGTTACGACTACGCCAGCAACAATGTCATTCTGCACCTGGACGCGGGCGACGAGGTCTTCATCAAACTGGACGGGGGAAAGGCCCACGGCGGCAACAGCAACAAGTACAGCACCTTTTCGGGCTTCATTCTCTACGCCGACTAG